One stretch of Rhinatrema bivittatum chromosome 8, aRhiBiv1.1, whole genome shotgun sequence DNA includes these proteins:
- the LOC115098381 gene encoding histone H2B type 1-M-like codes for MPEATRSAPASKQGSESEGGGSRKKRKRSRQEGFADHVQKVLQQVHPDTDISSGAMNIMDAFVSDVFERIAAEASRLAQYNKRSSITSRDIQTAARLLLPGAGWQRTPGSQ; via the coding sequence ATGCCCGAAGCCACCAGATCCGCCCCCGCTTCTAAGCAGGGCTCCGAGAGCGAGGGGGGCGGGAGCCGGAAGAAGCGGAAGAGAAGCCGCCAGGAGGGTTTTGCCGACCACGTGCAGAAGGTGCTGCAGCAGGTGCACCCGGACACGGACATTTCCTCCGGGGCCATGAACATCATGGACGCCTTCGTGAGCGACGTCTTCGAGCGCATCGCCGCGGAAGCCTCGCGCCTGGCGCAGTACAACAAGCGCTCGAGCATCACCTCCCGGGACATCCAGACCGCCGCGCGCCTGCTGCTGCCCGGGGCTGGATGGCAAAGGACCCCCGGCTCCCAGTAA
- the LOC115098380 gene encoding histone H2A type 1-E, whose product MSGRGKQGGKARAKAKTRSSRAGLQFPVGRVHRLLRKGNYAERVGAGAPVYLAAVLEYLTAEILELAGNAARDNKKTRIIPRHLQLAIRNDEELNKLLGRVTIAQGGVLPNIQAVLLPKKTESHKAAKSK is encoded by the coding sequence ATGTCGGGGCGCGGTAAACAGGGCGGGAAGGCTCGCGCCAAGGCGAAGACGCGCTCCTCCCGGGCGGGGCTGCAGTTCCCCGTGGGCCGCGTGCACCGGCTGCTGCGGAAGGGCAACTACGCGGAGCGCGTGGGCGCCGGCGCCCCCGTCTACCTGGCGGCGGTGCTGGAGTACCTGACGGCCGAGATCCTGGAGCTGGCCGGCAACGCGGCGCGCGACAACAAGAAGACGCGCATCATCCCGCGCCACCTGCAGCTCGCCATCCGCAACGACGAGGAGCTGAACAAGCTGCTGGGCCGGGTCACCATCGCGCAGGGCGGGGTCCTGCCCAACATCCAGGCCGTGCTGCTGCCCAAGAAGACGGAGAGCCACAAGGCGGCCAAGAGCAAGTAG
- the LOC115096327 gene encoding histone H2A type 1-E, with the protein MSGRGKQGGKARAKAKTRSSRAGLQFPVGRVHRLLRKGNYAERVGAGAPVYLAAVLEYLTAEILELAGNAARDNKKTRIIPRHLQLAIRNDEELNKLLGRVTIAQGGVLPNIQAVLLPKKTESHKAAKSK; encoded by the coding sequence ATGTCGGGGCGCGGTAAACAAGGCGGGAAGGCTCGCGCCAAGGCGAAGACGCGCTCCTCCCGGGCGGGGCTGCAGTTCCCCGTGGGCCGCGTGCACCGGCTGCTGCGGAAGGGCAACTACGCGGAGCGCGTGGGCGCCGGCGCCCCGGTCTACCTGGCGGCGGTGCTGGAGTACCTGACGGCCGAGATCCTGGAGCTGGCCGGCAACGCGGCGCGCGACAACAAGAAGACGCGCATCATCCCGCGCCACCTGCAGCTCGCCATCCGCAACGACGAGGAGCTGAACAAGCTGCTGGGCCGGGTCACCATCGCGCAGGGCGGGGTCCTGCCCAACATCCAGGCCGTGCTGCTGCCCAAGAAGACGGAGAGCCACAAGGCTGCCAAGAGCAAGTAG